The following are encoded together in the Anopheles nili chromosome 3, idAnoNiliSN_F5_01, whole genome shotgun sequence genome:
- the LOC128724661 gene encoding uncharacterized protein LOC128724661 — protein MRRNNRTRAGAGVGGGGPVVANPPPVAGRRGHENRLCEDFRSLEVMQGSSSNSTATSSNSGRNHSSSQRKEQPVQGVRSSGRNNGGVNMYNYSSNMVGTLKLSSLLVSINGSNGSAASGAASKRKGLSESIHPATLVEHVVADKMQQNKLQQQQQKQRLKMLAGTTATSTLGGGSSSSGSSSSNSNNSAKYRQTRQAPMILESDSTSGEDEDEPDNDVEKETTGGGAFRMRSNRNMIMFDPTDSDGQNGEDDDGETDGEEPEVTSSPASSWPRRVMPRRGSTSIAMAACDTTSSLHEEAQEEDDTDASNDGVVEGGEEEEEEEDEEIGYDPLQDTEMMQEATEYGEEYVEAANDSMYSEGQDGLEIDDDGELLEYADGETIEEEEQEGHAVTNSMNQSDNGQQQEYGMREDEDDEVIDVEEHEHQMQLESGKQKQCNGGGGSNNNNNNHKAGEGEQDRSDSVIYEGPSVEFDEMEMIKISAINTKVRLNAADRVSLEDFEMLKVLGTGAYGTVYMVRKLTGVDKNKIYAMKVLKKGIVSLKKKTAEHTRTERQVLEAIQDAPFLVTMHYAFQTDSKLYLILDYVIGGELFTHLCQKHSFSESEVQIYIAEIIVAIEYLHKLGIVYRDIKLENILIDVDGHVVLTDFGLSRELLYENERTHSFCGTVEYMAPEILRSSQLIGHDSTVDWWSVGVLTFELLTGGSPFSSEATPETTRRILETDAVIPENISPEATDFIRKLLVKDPKRRLGSGKNDAADLKSHPFMQSINWSRLIKKQLNSPFPPVVEDELDTRNFSAEFTNQEAVEKPCAAPKNADRLFRGYSYVSPKLLSKSIDDRNKFIPYHNMRPEENFIRQSASKQSPFFRKYELMDDAPLGIGSYSTCLKCQRLRQSGNNFYSVKVMFNHPQTAQLAKHEVTALRQCQGHPNVVRFIELLEDSNYVYIVLEYLDGGELLQHLNRQLTQLTEREVRIYFCQLVDAVAYIHRQGYVHRDLKPENILFERRSSDRLRLIDFGFAERLDGGNEASHIPAGTLGYVAPEVLGCTPSSSSSYALEATDVWSLGVVLYTMLCGQAPFTPRQFFGHKNLASAARHMEYICDKIRRGSIDLSTSIWLGVSDSAKNLVRDLLTVDPDKRLTMQELLRHRWLQESTEHQGRQLSSQAQLTYQQLKANVRNTYDAFKMAERSGFRLRKETARRSRGPVGLMMVQPAQRERISESNGLVAGGSLTKSNSVTTAVPNHNPLSSSNCSAAGGVKNKRTHRQNGEIDVPELSGSTTKSMDSKYSSSIEESTSSGIGRSKSSKSSFSHSGSPMRDTCNGRHLSNGSVVIIIDDDEEEANNKAVGAVHRLREAAVDPCAPARHPMPDKRLVVDAQRKHHKAIGQQVQAEQTDEIVADVEEDEPETDEEFNASVCIRSPKEAESNNNNVGKGRIVTKRRKCAGGTSKIATAAEQQRTPVCNNDQVVMVSKDACENIIGLAVGTEVRPSVQQDAAVMCSNQESISDDALRNDKENERPKEPPSAVASSSNEMPVPNRTEESVSLFSSINTEACSPSRAVASTQRQATALQVKQERFDDVLDTMELYYGPFDGQSSYESDDDDVVFAGFDYVLSLVDDDDEHFFSGYDLEESEIFYGFTPFDLTNTVQPDAGAQPSTSRVRIEVEMSANHVHRLDLRGVGISNPTEPAKRIMKRRPEVCADEPRPKRLRQMERKNYSLTRRRNRYDTSFELNTSEVF, from the exons ATGAGACGAAACAATCGCACCCGTGCCGGAGCTGGAGTGGGTGGAGGAGGACCAGTGGTAGCCAACCCGCCACCTGTGGCAGGTAGACGTGGGCACGAGAATCGCCTGTGTGAGGACTTTCGCAGTCTCGAGGTAATGCAGGGctcaagcagcaacagcactgCCACTAGCAGCAACAGTGGCCGCAATCATTCGTCCTCACAGCGCAAGGAGCAACCAGTGCAGGGCGTACGATCGTCCGGTCGTAACAACGGCGGCGTAAATATGTACAATTACTCGTCGAACATGGTTGGTACGCTCAAGCTGTCCTCGCTGCTTGTGTCCATAAATGGAAGCAATGGGAGTGCAGCATCCGGGGCTGCTAGCAAGCGGAAAGGCCTCTCGGAATCTATCCATCCGGCCACCCTGGTCGAGCACGTGGTTGCGGATAAAATGCAGCAGAACaaattgcagcagcagcaacagaagcaGCGCTTAAAGATGCTAGCAGGAACAACGGCGACGTCAACGCTCGGGGgaggcagcagcagtagcggtagcagcagcagcaacagcaacaacagcgccAAATACCGGCAGACTAGGCAAGCCCCAATGATCCTGGAATCGGACAGTACGAGCggcgaggacgaggacgagccaGATAATGATGTGGAGAAGGAAACGACCGGCGGGGGGGCCTTTCGTATGCGTAGCAATCGCAACATGATCATGTTCGATCCGACCGATTCGGACGGCCAAAATGGggaggacgacgatggtgagACGGACGGTGAGGAACCGGAAGTTACTTCATCCCCAGCGAGCAGCTGGCCAAGACGAGTGATGCCTCGTCGGGGCAGCACAAGCATCGCTATGGCAGCCTGTGATACTACGTCGTCCTTGCACGAAGAGGCGCAGGAAGAGGACGATACCGACGCGTCGAACGATGGTGTTGTCGAAGGTggagaggaggaggaagaagaagaagatgaagaaatcGGCTACGATCCGCTGCAGGACACCGAGATGATGCAAGAAGCCACCGAGTATGGGGAGGAGTACGTGGAGGCCGCCAATGATAGCATGTACTCAGAGGGGCAGGACGGGCTGGAGATCGACGACGATGGGGAGCTGCTGGAGTATGCGGATGGAGAGACGATCGAGGAGGAGGAGCAGGAGGGACATGCAGTGACAAATTCCATGAACCAATCGGACAATGGACAACAGCAGGAATACGGTATGCGTGAGGATGAAGACGATGAAGTGATCGACGTAGAGGAGCACGAACATCAGATGCAGCTCGAGAGTGGCAAGCAGAAGCAATGCAATGGTGGTGggggcagcaacaacaataacaacaatcaCAAGGCTGGGGAAGGCGAGCAGGATCGATCGGACAGCGTGATCTACGAAGGCCCCTCCGTTGAGTTTGATGAGATGGAGATGATCAAAATTTCGGCCATCAATACCAAAG TTCGACTAAACGCGGCTGACAGGGTCAGTCTGGAGGATTTTGAAATGTTGAAGGTCCTGGGAACGGGAg CTTATGGTACTGTGTACATGGTGCGGAAGCTGACCGGGGTCGACAAGAACAAGATATACGCCATGAAGGTCCTGAAGAAGGGCATCGTTAGCTTGAAGAAAAAGACGGCCGAGCACACTAGAACCGAGCGACAG GTGCTCGAAGCGATACAGGATGCACCCTTTCTGGTTACGATGCACTACGCCTTCCAGACGGACTCCAAGCTGTACCTGATTCTGGACTACGTGATCGGTGGCGAGCTGTTCACGCATCTCTGCCAAAAGCATAGCTTCTCCGAGTCGGAAGTGCAGATCTACATCGCTGAAATCATTGTTGCGATAGAATATTTGCACAAG CTGGGTATCGTGTACCGTGACATTAAGCTGGAGAACATTCTGATCGACGTGGATGGCCACGTCGTGCTGACGGATTTTGGTTTGTCGCGCGAGCTCCTTTACGAGAACGAGCGAACGCACAGCTTCTGCGGTACGGTGGAGTACATGGCACCTGAGATCCTGAGATCGTCCCAGCTGATAGGACACGATTCCACCGTCGACTGGTGGTCGGTTGGGGTGCTTACGTTCGAGCTGCTAACGGGTGGATCTCCGTTCTCGTCAGAGGCAACTCCGGAAACTACACGACGTATCCTGGAAACCGACGCAGTCATTCCGGAGAACATATCGCCCGAAGCGACCGACTTCATCCGCAAGCTGCTGGTGAAGGATCCGAAACGGCGGCTCGGCAGTGGCAAAAACGATGCGGCCGACCTAAAGTCTCACCCGTTTATGCAGTCAATCAACTGGTCCCGGCTAATCAAGAAGCAGCTCAACTCACCGTTCCCTCCGGTTGTGGAGGACGAACTGGATACGCGCAATTTCAGTGCGGAATTCACCAATCAAGAAGCGGTTGAAAAGCCCTGCGCTGCGCCAAAGAATGCTGATCGCCTTTTCAGGG GATACTCCTACGTCTCACCGAAGCTATTGAGCAAGAGTATCGACGATCGGAACAAGTTCATCCCGTATCATAACATGCGCCCCGAGGAAAACTTCATTAGACAAAGCGCATCAAAG CAATCACCGTTTTTCAGGAAGTACGAACTAATGGATGATGCTCCCCTAGGGATCGGTTCGTACTCCACCTGCCTCAAGTGCCAGCGGTTGCGCCAGAGCGGCAACAATTTCTACTCCGTCAAGGTGATGTTCAACCACCCGCAAACGGCGCAGCTCGCAAAACACGAAGTGACCGCTTTGCGCCAGTGCCAAGGGCACCCGAATGTGGTGCGATtcatcgagctgctcgaggaCAGCAACTACGTGTACATTGTGCTGGAGTACCTCGACGGGGGCGAACTGTTGCAGCACCTCAACCGGCAGTTAACCCAGCTGACGGAGCGGGAAGTGCGCATCTATTTCTGCCAACTCGTGGATGCGGTTGCCTACATACACCGGCAGGGATACGTCCACCGCGACCTGAAACCCGAGAACATCCTGTTCGAGCGGAGGTCCTCCGATCGGTTGCGCCTCATCGATTTCGGGTTCGCCGAACGTCTCGATGGTGGTAACGAGGCTTCGCACATACCTGCCGGCACGCTAGGATACGTGGCCCCGGAGGTGTTGGGTTGCACGCCATCCTCAAGTTCCTCATATGCCCTCGAAGCAACCGACGTGTGGTCACTCGGCGTCGTACTGTACACAATGCTGTGCGGACAGGCACCGTTCACGCCGCGCCAGTTCTTCGGGCACAAGAATCTAGCGTCGGCCGCGAGACATATGGAATACATCTGCGACAAGATTCGCCGCGGGTCCATTGATCTCAGCACGAGTATCTGGCTGGGTGTGAGCGATTCCGCGAAAAATCTGGTGCGAGATCTACTGACGGTTGATCCTGACAAGCGGCTCACGATGCAGGAGCTGTTGAGGCACCGGTGGTTGCAAGAATCCACCGAGCACCAAGGGCGGCAGCTATCGAGCCAGGCACAGTTGACCTACCAGCAGTTGAAGGCGAACGTGCGCAACACGTACGATGCATTTAAAATGGCCGAGCGGAGCGGGTTCCGGTTGCGGAAGGAAACTGCCCGAAGGTCACGGGGACCGGTTGGACTAATGATGGTACAGCCAGCACAGCGGGAGCGGATTTCCGAAAGCAACGGGCTTGTTGCTGGTGGCAGCCTGACAAAATCGAACTCAGTTACGACCGCAGTGCCTAATCACAACCCACTCAGCAGCAGTAACTGtagtgctgctggtggtgtcaAGAACAAACGGACACATCGACAGAACGGTGAAATCGATGTTCCCGAGCTTTCCGGGTCGACCACGAAATCGATGGACTCGAAGTACAGCAGCTCGATCGAGGAAAGCACATCGAGTGGAATCGGACGCAGTaagagcagcaaaagcagctTCTCGCATTCTGGTAGTCCGATGCGGGACACGTGCAACGGCCGGCATCTGTCGAATGGTTCTGTCGTAATAATcatcgacgacgatgaggaggAAGCCAATAATAAAGCCGTTGGGGCAGTGCATCGTCTGCGTGAGGCTGCCGTTGATCCGTGTGCTCCAGCACGGCATCCCATGCCCGACAAACGACTCGTGGTGGATGCGCAGAGAAAACACCACAAAGCCATCGGCCAGCAAGTGCAGGCGGAACAAACGGACGAAATAGTGGCCGACGTGGAGGAAgacgaaccggaaacggatgAGGAATTTAACGCGTCCGTGTGTATCAGAAGTCCGAAGGAAGCAGAAAGTAATAATAACAACGTTGGTAAAGGTAGGATAGTGAccaagcgaagaaaatgcgcCGGAGGTACATCGAAGATCGCCACGGCAGCAGAGCAGCAACGAACTCCTGTTTGCAACAACGATCAAGTGGTTATGGTTTCGAAGGACGCGTGTGAAAATATAATAGGCTTAGCGGTAGGTACAGAAGTAAGGCCATCGGTGCAACAGGACGCAGCTGTTATGTGTAGCAATCAGGAAAGCATCTCGGATGATGCGCTTCGAAATGATAAGGAAAACGAGCGACCAAAGGAACCACCTTCGGCGGTTGCCAGTAGTAGTAACGAGATGCCTGtcccgaaccgaacggaagagagtgtttctcttttttcatcGATAAACACCGAAGCTTGTTCACCATCCCGTGCAGTTGCCAGTACGCAACGACAAGCGACAGCTTTACAGGTGAAGCAGGAACGATTCGATGACGTGTTGGACACCATGGAGCTTTACTACGGTCCCTTTGATGGACAGTCGTCGTACGAatccgacgatgacgacgtgGTGTTTGCTGGTTTCGACTATGTGCTGTCATTagtcgatgatgatgatgagcatTTTTTCTCGGGCTACGATTTGGAAGAGAGCGAGATTTTTTACGGGTTTACGCCATTTGACTTGACGAACACGGTTCAGCCAGATGCCGGCGCTCAACCATCGACATCGCGGGTGAGGATAGAGGTTGAAATGTCCGCAAATCATGTCCATCGTCTGGACTTACGGGGGGTGGGCATTAGCAATCccactgaacccgcgaaacGTATAATGAAAAGACGCCCGGAGGTGTGTGCAGACGAACCTCGGCCAAAGCGTTTGCGCcaaatggagcgaaaaaacTACTCACTTACACGGCGGAGAAACCGGTATGATACCTCGTTCGAACTAAATACGAGTGAAGTTTTTTAA
- the LOC128725439 gene encoding U3 small nucleolar RNA-associated protein 4 homolog, translating into MKMVSKLPARECQLHNVQFYNLLPRGIACSSFSQSQKKLACARDDGTIEIWNMAHAPFLEKTIPGGEGVSVEGIAWAGIRLFVVSLAGSLVEWELKPDSDRPRVKQSVYVTGNAAWCIDVSRDERLLAVGTDGGYINVYRLDNGEITYERILDKQEGRIVCCCFDWSGDFLVTGSTNAVRVWDVRKGHAVHKMTVGRSNPNTDTNVWAVYVLKDFTIVSADSRGKMVVYDGQQGTVLEIHCISKADLLCLAMDEVNQILFVSGVEPSIRTFHYVEAEVGRQKNANSAHGPPGKYFARHITRRCHTHDVKTMVTFGNSLVSGGVDGTLVVTSFPPYRIDKYLPLLPGSAVIVAHDSRMVLLRYLNYLEVWSLAPQEKLSLGGVKLLQIRSKKDEHIATAAISPNGRWIVYSTESTIRLFRYDCELADPTNSCLERVRNPPEQFSVCYRVDFTHDSAGMFLYHRSGTIHFFSCTGDDNEEWDHCQSIEAGRWLTDTIHLSAVSRCNRYLVCADVASAIVVFERSGSKWKRSISLPRYKLPPTAIAIQPNRTRLAVAFADYKLFLYDFDQFQFVFSAYVQFDTLNPELMNQPISGITCDPRHESTLLLQSASHILTLRFGEDIEDEEMMLKESSKKKKKQTSGNENDSNEGSLSEYKLQVVRETPRLVAIDWLGEDELVAVQANSLSMVEHLPAPFRRKIYGTA; encoded by the exons atgaaaatggtcTCCAAACTACCCGCCAGGGAGTGTCAGCTACATAACGTACAGTTCTACAACCTTCTGCCCCGTGGAATAGCATGTTCCTCGTTCAGCCAATCACAGAAGAAGCTAGCATGTGCGAG GGACGATGGTACGATCGAAATCTGGAACATGGCACACGCACCGTTCCTGGAGAAAACGATCCCCGGTGGGGAAGGTGTGTCGGTCGAAGGAATTGCCTGGGCCGGCATCCGTCTGTTCGTCGTCAGCCTCGCCGGGTCGCTGGTTGAGTGGGAGCTAAAGCCCGATAGCGATCGACCGCGCGTGAAGCAGTCGGTCTACGTGACGGGCAACGCTGCCTGGTGCATAGATGTAAGCCGTGATGAGCGGCTGCTGGCCGTGGGTACAGACGGCGGTTACATCAACGTGTACCGGTTGGACAACGGCGAGATCACGTACGAGCGCATCCTAGATAAGCAGGAGGGTCGTAtcgtttgctgctgtttcgaCTGGAGCGGCGACTTTTTGGTGACCGGATCGACGAACGCCGTGCGCGTGTGGGACGTGCGGAAGGGCCACGCCGTGCACAAGATGACGGTTGGGCGATCGAACCCGAACACCGACACCAACGTTTGGGCCGTTTACGTGCTGAAGGATTTCACCATTGTGTCGGCCGATTCCCGAGGCAAAATGGTGGTGTACGACGGGCAACAGGGTACCGTCTTAGAAATCCACTGCATCTCAAAGGCGGATCTGCTCTGCCTGGCGATGGACGAAGTAAATCAAATCCTGTTCGTTTCTGGCGTGGAACCCAGCATTCGTACGTTCCACTACGTGGAAGCGGAAGTTGGACGGCAGAAAAACGCCAATTCGGCACACGGACCGCCGGGAAAGTATTTCGCACGACACATAACCCGGCGTTGTCATACGCACGACGTCAAAACGATGGTCACATTCGGGAACAGTCTCGTGTCAGGCGGTGTCGACGGGACGCTGGTCGTGACTTCTTTCCCACCCTATCGAATAGATAAGTACTTGCCGCTGTTGCCGGGTTCGGCCGTCATCGTGGCCCACGACAGTCggatggtgctgctgcgttACCTCAACTACCTCGAGGTCTGGTCGTTGGCCCCCCAAGAAAAGCTCTCGCTGGGTGGCGTCAAGCTGCTGCAGATTcgcagcaaaaaggacgaacacaTCGCCACGGCCGCGATCTCTCCGAATGGGCGGTGGATCGTCTACTCGACGGAAAGCACTATCCGGTTGTTCCGGTACGACTGCGAACTGGCGGATCCGACGAACTCGTGTCTCGAGCGTGTCCGGAATCCACCGGAGCAGTTCTCTGTCTGCTATCGCGTTGACTTTACGCACGATTCCGCTGGCATGTTCCTGTACCATCGGTCGGGGACGATTCACTTTTTCAGCTGCACTGGCGACGACAACGAGGAGTGGGACCACTGCCAATCGATCGAGGCCGGGCGGTGGCTAACGGACACGATCCATCTGTCGGCGGTATCGCGCTGCAATCGCTACCTCGTGTGCGCGGACGTGGCCAGTGCGATCGTAGTATTCGAGAGATCCGGCAGCAAGTGGAAGCGATCGATATCTCTCCCGCGCTACAAACTGCCCCCGACGGCTATCGCGattcaaccgaaccgaacacgGCTGGCCGTTGCCTTTGCGGATTACAAGCTATTCCTGTACGACTTCGATCAGTTCCAGTTCGTGTTTTCTGCGTACGTGCAGTTCGACACGTTGAACCCGGAACTGATGAACCAACCGATTTCCGGGATCACATGCGATCCTCGGCACGAATCCACACTGCTGTTGCAGAGTGCTTCCCACATCCTAACGCTGCGTTTCGGCGAAGATATCGAAGACGAGGAGATGATGCTGAAAGAGTcgtcgaagaagaagaagaaacaaacgaGCGGCAACGAGAACGACAGCAACGAGGGCAGCCTCTCGGAGTACAAACTGCAGGTGGTTCGCGAAACTCCCCGGCTCGTGGCCATCGATTGGCTCGGCGAAGACGAACTGGTGGCGGTTCAGGCAAACTCACTTTCGATGGTTGAACATCTGCCAGCACCATTCCGAAGGAAGATATACGGCACGGCGTAG